A DNA window from Procambarus clarkii isolate CNS0578487 chromosome 3, FALCON_Pclarkii_2.0, whole genome shotgun sequence contains the following coding sequences:
- the LOC123751547 gene encoding proline-rich protein HaeIII subfamily 1-like, producing the protein MDQRCGKCALDHHFTACTNHFLHSHHCQGEHTAVSAECSRRLAEINMSDARRVNTTRSAPTTVNVQAAHFPELLGGAGAGPSSETLQRDSPAGPSSGTLQRGPSSGTLQRDSPAGPSSGDPPAGLSSGTLQRGPSSGDPPAGTLQRDPPAGPSSGTLQRDPPVGPSSGDPPAGPSSGDPPAGTLQRDPPAGPSSGTLQRGPSSGDPPAGPSSGTLQRDPPAGPSSGTFQWDPPAGLSSGTLQRDSPAGPSSGTLQRDPPVGPSSWTLQRDPPVGPSSGTLQRDPPAGLSSGTLQRDSPVGPSSGTLQRDPPAGVSSGTLQWDPPAGPSSGTLQRDSPAGLSNGTLQRDSPVGPSSGTLQWDPPAGLSSGTLQRDPPVGPSSGTLQRDSPVGPSSGTLQWDPPAGLSVTFHEHL; encoded by the exons ATGGACCAACGGTGCGGCAAGTGCGCCTTGGACCACCACTTCACAGCCTGCACCAACCACTTTCTCCACAGCCATCACTGTCAAGGTGAACACACTGCCGTCTCCGCTGAGTGCTCCCGAAGACTTGCAGAAATCAACATGTCCGACGCCAGGCGGGTCAACACCACTCGCAGTGCACCAACAACTGTCAACGTGCAAGCCGCCCACTTCCCGGAGCTTCTGGGAGGTGCAGGAG CGGGACCCTCCAGCGAGACCCTCCAGCGGGACTCTCCAGCGGGACCCTCCAGCGGGACCCTCCAGCGGGGACCCTCCAGCGGGACCCTCCAGCGGGACTCTCCAGCGGGACCCTCCAGCGGGGACCCTCCAGCGGGACTCTCCAGCGGGACCCTCCAGCGGGGACCCTCCAGCGGGGACCCTCCAGCGGGGACCCTCCAGCGGGACCCTCCAGCGGGACCCTCCAGCGGGACCCTCCAGCGTGACCCTCCAGTGGGACCCTCCAGCGGGGACCCTCCAGCGGGACCCTCCAGCGGGGACCCTCCAGCGGGGACCCTCCAGCGGGACCCTCCAGCGGGACCCTCCAGCGGGACCCTCCAGCGGGGACCCTCCAGCGGGGACCCTCCAGCGGGACCCTCCAGCGGGACCCTCCAGCGGGACCCTCCAGCGGGACCCTCCAGCGGGACCTTCCAGTGGGACCCTCCAGCGGGACTCTCCAGCGGGACCCTCCAGCGGGACTCTCCAGCGGGACCCTCCAGCGGGACCCTCCAGCGGGACCCTCCAGTGGGACCCTCCAGCTGGACTCTCCAGCGGGACCCTCCAGTGGGACCCTCCAGCGGGACCCTCCAGCGGGACCCTCCAGCGGGACTCTCCAGTGGGACCCTCCAGCGGGACTCTCCAGTGGGACCCTCCAGCGGGACTCTCCAGCGGGACCCTCCAGCGGGAGTCTCCAGCGGGActctgcagtgggaccctccagcgGGACCCTCCAGTGGGACCCTCCAGCGGGACTCTCCAGCGGGACTCTCCAACGGGACCCTCCAGCGGGACTCTCCAGTGGGACCCTCCAGCGGGACTCTCCAGTGGGACCCTCCAGCGGGACTCTCCAGTGGGACCCTCCAGCGGGACCCTCCAGTGGGACCCTCCAGCGGGACTCTCCAGCGGGACTCTCCAGTGGGACCCTCCAGCGGGACTCTCCAGTGGGACCCTCCAGCGGGACTCTCTGTGACTTTCCATGAACACCTGTGA